From a single Micromonospora sp. WMMD1102 genomic region:
- a CDS encoding dipeptide/oligopeptide/nickel ABC transporter permease/ATP-binding protein, whose translation MSTRHRRIPTATVRTTLVALPLLAFTVAGLLAPVLSPADPTATDLAASLLPPSAEHPLGTDQLGRDQLSRLLHGARISLTVTAAVLTISLTVGVLTGTVAGYLGGTVDRIISRIVDLAVSLPGMLVALAVIGVRGPGIDNLIIAMSLWAWAPYARIARARVASLRDSPHLDALRLLGAGPTRIIGRHLLPPAVAPCLVYASTDVGAIVLGIATLSFLGLGIPPPHAEWGQMLIEGRPHLASAWWLAYPPGIAITAVVFASNLLGERLAAGDERPSILRWVLPTRLRRATARRSPGEPSATAPDEAGPLLRVRDLSVSYPHSDGRRRVVADVSYELPRGHVLAIVGETGSGKTTSALAPLGLLDPSAVVTGSATLAPAGTHARQLVGLAQKERRHINGRRVGVVFQDSLAALNPLRTIGAHVEEAVRNAGRGGRRAATRRVTQELLRLAGLPDPAGIAGQFPHQLSGGMRQRAQLAVALAGEPELLVADEPTSALDVTVQAQLLDLLARLRTELHMSMIIVSHDLAVVTRLADTVAVMYAGRIVESGPLSTVVNNPAHPYTKGLLDAVPRPDAPPGTRFRTMPGHSGGGPDDTDGCAFAPRCPIAVTECGHGQPALLTLGSAHRSACPHPLGDTIAVDEAASGREGV comes from the coding sequence ATGAGCACCCGCCACCGGCGCATCCCAACAGCGACTGTGCGGACCACGCTGGTCGCGCTGCCGCTGCTCGCGTTCACCGTCGCGGGGCTGCTGGCGCCGGTACTCTCCCCGGCCGACCCGACCGCCACCGACCTGGCGGCCAGCCTGCTGCCACCGTCGGCCGAGCACCCGCTCGGCACCGACCAACTCGGCCGCGACCAACTCAGCCGACTCCTGCACGGCGCCCGGATCTCCCTCACCGTCACCGCAGCGGTCCTGACGATCTCGCTGACCGTCGGCGTCCTCACCGGCACCGTCGCCGGCTACCTCGGCGGTACGGTCGACCGGATCATCTCCCGGATCGTCGACCTGGCCGTCTCCCTCCCCGGCATGCTCGTCGCCCTCGCCGTCATCGGCGTACGCGGCCCCGGAATCGACAACCTCATCATCGCGATGTCGCTGTGGGCCTGGGCCCCGTACGCCCGCATCGCCCGCGCCCGCGTCGCCAGCCTGCGCGACAGCCCACACCTCGACGCCCTGCGACTGCTCGGCGCCGGACCCACCCGCATCATCGGCCGGCACCTGCTCCCACCAGCCGTCGCACCATGCCTGGTCTACGCCAGCACCGACGTCGGCGCCATCGTCCTCGGCATCGCCACCCTCAGCTTCCTCGGCCTCGGCATCCCCCCACCACACGCCGAATGGGGCCAGATGCTCATCGAAGGCCGCCCCCACCTCGCCTCCGCCTGGTGGCTCGCCTACCCACCCGGAATCGCGATCACCGCCGTCGTCTTCGCCAGCAACCTCCTCGGCGAACGCCTCGCCGCCGGCGACGAACGACCCTCGATCCTCCGCTGGGTACTCCCGACCCGGCTACGCCGTGCGACAGCCCGGCGCTCGCCCGGCGAGCCGTCGGCGACGGCGCCCGACGAGGCCGGCCCGCTGCTCCGGGTACGGGACCTGTCCGTCAGCTACCCGCACAGCGACGGCCGCCGCCGGGTCGTCGCCGACGTCTCCTACGAGCTGCCTCGGGGACACGTCCTGGCTATCGTCGGCGAGACCGGCAGCGGCAAGACCACCTCCGCGTTGGCGCCCCTCGGCCTGCTCGACCCCAGCGCGGTTGTCACCGGCTCGGCGACCCTGGCACCGGCCGGGACCCACGCCCGTCAACTCGTCGGACTCGCACAGAAGGAACGGCGCCACATCAACGGACGCCGCGTGGGGGTGGTCTTCCAGGACAGTCTCGCCGCGCTCAACCCGTTACGGACGATCGGCGCGCACGTCGAGGAGGCCGTCCGCAACGCCGGGCGCGGCGGCCGTCGCGCTGCCACCCGCCGCGTCACGCAGGAGCTGCTGCGGCTGGCCGGGCTGCCCGACCCCGCCGGGATCGCCGGTCAGTTTCCTCACCAACTCTCCGGCGGGATGCGGCAACGCGCACAGCTCGCCGTCGCCCTAGCCGGCGAGCCGGAACTGCTCGTCGCGGACGAACCGACCTCCGCCCTCGACGTCACCGTGCAGGCGCAACTGCTCGACCTACTCGCCCGACTCCGTACCGAACTGCACATGTCCATGATCATCGTCAGTCACGACCTCGCCGTCGTCACCCGGCTCGCCGACACGGTCGCCGTCATGTACGCCGGCCGGATCGTGGAATCCGGGCCATTGAGCACCGTCGTCAACAATCCGGCGCACCCCTACACCAAGGGCCTGCTCGACGCGGTACCGCGCCCCGACGCGCCGCCCGGCACCCGGTTCCGCACGATGCCCGGACACTCCGGCGGCGGCCCGGACGACACCGACGGGTGCGCGTTCGCCCCCCGCTGCCCGATCGCCGTCACCGAGTGCGGCCACGGGCAGCCGGCGCTGCTGACGCTGGGTTCGGCGCACCGATCAGCCTGCCCTCACCCGCTCGGCGACACCATCGCGGTGGACGAAGCTGCCTCCGGACGAGAGGGCGTCTGA
- a CDS encoding ABC transporter permease, with protein sequence MARWLVDTAGVLVAVSAGTFALVLLARGDPAAMLAATRAGRPATPEQVDAVRTELGLDAPALLRYLRWLADAATGDFGLSLRTNTPIGPEIADRMGVTLWLVAGSAVVALIVGVLVGVAGAVLERGLLRGALRTGALLATSVPAFWLSYLLVLVLALRMSLVPTSGMAGPATWVMPLAVLGLPAAGVLSRVVAVTLREALDQPYVLAALARGSRPASIVLRDGLPNAAGPILSVAGFTVGTLLVGTVVVEQIFGWPGLGAYFVKAAAGRDIPALQASTLILGGGFILANRLADVAQIIIDPRVRRGTDSQRCPPRLPWARPGRTGTGDTSARRGAETA encoded by the coding sequence GTGGCGCGGTGGCTCGTCGACACCGCCGGTGTGCTCGTCGCGGTGTCCGCCGGCACCTTCGCGCTCGTACTGCTCGCGCGCGGTGACCCGGCGGCGATGCTGGCGGCGACCCGGGCCGGCCGTCCCGCCACCCCCGAACAGGTCGACGCCGTCCGCACCGAACTCGGCCTGGACGCCCCCGCCCTGCTGCGGTATCTGCGCTGGCTCGCCGACGCCGCGACGGGCGACTTCGGACTGTCGCTGCGGACGAACACACCGATCGGCCCGGAGATCGCGGACCGGATGGGTGTCACGCTGTGGCTGGTCGCCGGCTCCGCCGTGGTAGCGCTGATCGTCGGTGTGCTCGTCGGGGTCGCCGGGGCGGTGTTGGAGCGTGGCCTGCTGCGTGGAGCGCTGCGCACCGGAGCACTGCTGGCCACCTCGGTGCCGGCGTTCTGGCTCAGCTATCTCCTCGTACTGGTGCTGGCCCTGCGGATGAGTCTGGTGCCGACGTCCGGAATGGCGGGTCCGGCGACCTGGGTGATGCCGTTGGCGGTGCTCGGCCTGCCGGCCGCCGGAGTGCTGAGCCGGGTGGTGGCCGTGACGCTACGCGAGGCCCTCGACCAGCCGTACGTGCTCGCCGCGCTGGCCCGCGGCAGCCGACCGGCGTCGATCGTGCTCCGCGACGGCCTGCCGAACGCCGCCGGACCGATCCTGTCCGTCGCCGGGTTCACCGTCGGCACCCTGCTGGTCGGCACCGTCGTGGTGGAGCAGATCTTCGGCTGGCCCGGCCTCGGCGCCTACTTCGTCAAGGCCGCCGCCGGCCGCGACATACCGGCACTACAGGCCAGCACCCTCATCCTGGGCGGCGGGTTCATCCTGGCCAACCGGCTCGCCGACGTGGCGCAGATCATCATCGACCCCCGAGTCCGCCGGGGCACCGACAGCCAGCGCTGCCCGCCCCGGCTGCCGTGGGCCCGGCCGGGCCGCACCGGTACCGGAGACACCTCCGCGCGCCGTGGGGCGGAGACGGCATGA
- a CDS encoding ABC transporter substrate-binding protein, with protein sequence MGLSAESGALDPHAFTGNFLLLDAIYEPLVSYGKDGRLGPGLAESWAVAEGGKQVTFDLRDGVRFTDGTPLDAAAVKWNFERWVGNKRFSFFRASQVISTVEASDPDTVRLTLSEPYEPLLQELSIVRPVRLLSPKSATADGKFQTPVGTGAWKLASNTATGAVLERNGDYWGEKPRLERLEFKVIPDSQARVDALANNEIDLIGGPYLAPITPVEAKSLDGRDDVELLTGAPDVSIMLGFNPDGPAGDKAVRQAVGKAIDTASMAKALFLDYAEPARRVFPPGVPDSGNDLPVGFDKGAAGSVLDAAGYVRDGEGRVKAGKRLSLRLLVPATPAEGQLDPRTMAAAIAAALKEVGIAVEIVPVDAAVYYDERAEGRYDITFFETLGAPYDPSSSIVSLFTDEARAPLWTTPAIEGLVDKALFAGDPGARAAAYRSLYDAVAADAGFVPLVYRPRMWAVRAGVDGFAVPPSDVDLELTGVTVG encoded by the coding sequence GTGGGTCTGAGCGCGGAGTCGGGTGCGCTGGACCCGCACGCGTTCACCGGCAACTTCCTGCTGCTCGACGCGATCTACGAACCGCTGGTCAGCTATGGCAAGGACGGGCGGCTGGGGCCCGGTCTGGCGGAGTCCTGGGCCGTCGCCGAGGGTGGCAAGCAGGTGACCTTCGACCTGCGCGACGGCGTCCGCTTCACCGACGGCACACCACTGGATGCCGCCGCCGTCAAGTGGAACTTCGAGCGCTGGGTGGGCAACAAACGCTTCTCGTTCTTCCGGGCGTCGCAGGTCATTTCCACGGTGGAGGCCTCGGACCCGGACACCGTCCGGCTGACCCTGTCCGAGCCGTACGAGCCGCTGCTGCAGGAACTGTCGATCGTACGGCCCGTCCGGCTGCTCAGCCCGAAGTCGGCCACCGCCGACGGGAAGTTCCAGACGCCGGTCGGCACCGGAGCGTGGAAGCTGGCGTCCAACACGGCCACCGGTGCGGTACTGGAACGCAACGGCGACTACTGGGGCGAGAAACCGCGCCTGGAACGCCTCGAGTTCAAGGTCATCCCGGACTCGCAGGCCCGGGTCGACGCACTCGCCAACAACGAGATCGACCTGATCGGCGGCCCCTACCTGGCCCCGATCACCCCGGTGGAGGCGAAGTCCCTCGACGGCCGCGACGACGTCGAACTCCTCACCGGCGCCCCGGACGTCTCCATCATGCTCGGGTTCAATCCCGACGGTCCGGCCGGCGACAAGGCGGTACGCCAGGCCGTCGGCAAGGCGATCGACACCGCCTCGATGGCCAAGGCACTGTTCCTGGACTACGCCGAGCCCGCTCGGCGGGTGTTCCCGCCCGGCGTGCCGGACTCCGGCAACGACCTGCCGGTCGGCTTCGACAAGGGCGCCGCCGGCAGCGTGCTCGACGCGGCCGGTTACGTCCGCGACGGCGAGGGCCGGGTCAAGGCCGGTAAGCGGCTCTCGCTGCGGCTCCTCGTTCCCGCGACCCCGGCCGAGGGACAACTCGACCCGCGCACCATGGCCGCGGCGATCGCCGCCGCTTTGAAGGAGGTGGGGATCGCGGTCGAGATCGTCCCGGTCGACGCCGCCGTCTACTACGACGAGCGGGCCGAGGGCCGGTACGACATCACGTTCTTCGAAACCCTCGGCGCGCCGTACGACCCGTCCAGCTCGATCGTGTCCCTGTTCACCGACGAGGCGCGGGCGCCGCTGTGGACGACGCCCGCCATCGAGGGTCTGGTCGACAAGGCGCTGTTCGCCGGTGATCCTGGCGCCCGGGCAGCGGCCTACCGAAGCCTGTACGACGCCGTCGCCGCCGACGCCGGGTTCGTGCCGTTGGTCTACCGGCCCCGGATGTGGGCGGTGCGCGCCGGGGTGGACGGCTTCGCGGTCCCGCCGAGCGACGTCGATCTCGAACTGACCGGGGTCACCGTCGGGTGA
- a CDS encoding zinc ABC transporter substrate-binding protein — MRSTRLAALAASALTLALLTTGCGSTDDEPSGEASAPAPGGPKVVASTSWVGSLAKAAGVTDITVVAPANVQHPPDYDPKPSDLAAVAGADYVLFAEFDGFAAKLKDAAGGKGQLVPVELENTPAKIRSEVTRLGGLFGTADKAAAWLTTFDREYVNLSSGLKDVAPIPPKTAVSHLFMAYWAEFVGFKVVGTYGPQPVSAGQLAELTAKKPAVVLANAHLPGANPEIPGAKRVDIVNYPGADLNLLAVFRTNAERLGAVLAS; from the coding sequence ATGCGATCCACTCGTCTCGCGGCGCTGGCCGCGTCGGCCCTGACGCTCGCGCTGCTGACGACCGGGTGTGGCAGCACTGACGACGAGCCGAGCGGCGAGGCCAGCGCACCCGCTCCCGGCGGACCGAAGGTCGTCGCCTCCACCTCCTGGGTCGGCTCGCTGGCCAAGGCCGCCGGAGTCACCGACATCACCGTGGTAGCACCGGCCAATGTCCAGCACCCGCCGGACTACGACCCGAAGCCGAGCGACCTGGCCGCCGTCGCCGGCGCCGACTACGTGCTCTTCGCCGAGTTCGACGGCTTCGCCGCGAAGCTCAAGGACGCCGCTGGCGGCAAGGGACAACTGGTACCGGTCGAGCTGGAGAACACTCCGGCGAAGATCCGGTCCGAGGTGACCCGGCTCGGTGGTCTGTTCGGCACCGCAGACAAGGCCGCCGCCTGGCTGACCACGTTCGACCGGGAGTACGTCAACCTCAGCTCCGGGTTGAAAGACGTCGCGCCCATCCCACCGAAGACCGCGGTTTCCCACCTCTTCATGGCGTACTGGGCGGAGTTCGTCGGGTTCAAGGTCGTCGGCACGTACGGGCCGCAGCCGGTCAGCGCCGGCCAGCTCGCCGAACTGACCGCGAAGAAGCCGGCGGTGGTACTGGCAAACGCACACCTGCCCGGCGCCAACCCGGAGATCCCCGGCGCCAAGCGGGTCGACATCGTCAACTACCCCGGCGCAGACCTCAACCTGCTCGCCGTCTTCCGCACCAACGCCGAACGACTCGGCGCGGTGCTCGCCAGCTAA
- a CDS encoding metal ABC transporter permease — MDQLVDLLALPAVQRSAIGLLIAAVGLPIVGVFIVGLDIIAVRFAMMHVALLGIAVGLLVGLDPVLCGLLACALAGAGVAPLARRPTGLPGAMGLLMTFAIAGALLVLSLSGVNATGAFELLWGSILATRDTDIAIIAVLVVVVHVLFWRYRRQLALLLFDRELALCSGVAAGPLMLVLLVVVAVSIGASIRLTGALLVDALTILPALGARNLGRSLRSMAVWAVLLGVLGNTAGFVVALLLNQPPGPVLVLVAGTLTLLTYLIPQGVLDAIHSSRGAGRVGPDARAADDRVWQH, encoded by the coding sequence GTGGACCAGCTCGTCGACTTGCTCGCCCTGCCCGCCGTGCAACGCTCCGCGATCGGGCTGCTCATCGCCGCCGTCGGCCTGCCGATCGTCGGGGTGTTCATCGTCGGTCTGGACATCATCGCGGTCCGGTTCGCGATGATGCACGTGGCGCTGCTCGGCATCGCCGTCGGCCTGCTGGTCGGCCTCGACCCGGTGCTGTGCGGTCTGCTCGCCTGTGCCCTCGCCGGCGCCGGCGTCGCCCCACTGGCCCGCCGCCCGACCGGCCTGCCCGGCGCGATGGGCCTGCTGATGACGTTCGCCATCGCCGGCGCGCTGCTGGTGCTGTCGCTGTCCGGGGTGAACGCCACCGGCGCGTTCGAGCTGCTCTGGGGCTCGATCCTGGCCACCCGCGACACCGACATCGCGATCATCGCGGTGCTGGTGGTGGTAGTGCACGTCCTGTTCTGGCGCTACCGTCGCCAGCTCGCCTTGTTGCTGTTCGACCGGGAACTCGCGCTCTGCTCCGGGGTCGCCGCCGGTCCGCTCATGCTGGTCCTGCTCGTCGTGGTGGCGGTGTCGATCGGCGCGTCGATCCGGCTCACCGGCGCGCTGCTGGTCGACGCGCTGACCATCCTGCCCGCCCTCGGCGCCCGCAACCTCGGCCGCTCACTGCGGTCGATGGCGGTCTGGGCCGTCCTGCTCGGCGTGCTCGGTAACACCGCCGGCTTCGTCGTGGCGCTGCTGCTCAACCAGCCGCCGGGACCGGTCCTCGTGCTGGTGGCCGGCACCCTGACCCTGCTCACCTATCTGATTCCCCAAGGAGTACTGGATGCGATCCACTCGTCTCGCGGCGCTGGCCGCGTCGGCCCTGACGCTCGCGCTGCTGACGACCGGGTGTGGCAGCACTGA
- a CDS encoding ATP-binding cassette domain-containing protein codes for MTAAAPVTFTAVTCRYGRRTVVREIDLDVAAGEHVALTGANGSGKTTLLRAALGLHPLTGGDVRVGGTVARTPTDWAARRRDVAWVPQRLAPGRFPLLVDELLDSGGHPDAARDAAERLGTAGLGRRPLHTLSGGQLQRAFLARALGAVAAGARVLFADEPTAALDFAGQEQVAALLAGLPITVVVVSHDRAMSNACDRVAEMAAGRLRVI; via the coding sequence ATGACCGCCGCAGCACCAGTCACCTTCACCGCAGTCACCTGCCGCTACGGCCGCCGTACCGTCGTGCGGGAGATCGACCTCGACGTCGCCGCCGGCGAGCATGTGGCACTGACCGGAGCGAACGGCTCCGGCAAGACCACCCTGCTACGCGCCGCGCTGGGCCTGCACCCCCTGACGGGCGGCGACGTCCGGGTCGGCGGCACCGTCGCCCGGACCCCGACGGACTGGGCCGCCCGGCGCCGCGACGTCGCCTGGGTACCGCAACGACTCGCCCCGGGCCGCTTCCCGCTACTCGTCGACGAACTGCTCGACAGCGGCGGGCACCCGGACGCCGCCCGCGACGCGGCCGAACGGCTCGGCACCGCGGGTCTCGGCCGCCGTCCCCTGCACACCCTCTCCGGCGGGCAGCTACAACGGGCCTTCCTCGCCCGCGCACTCGGCGCCGTCGCCGCCGGTGCCCGGGTGCTGTTCGCCGACGAACCCACCGCCGCGCTCGACTTCGCCGGGCAGGAACAGGTCGCCGCCCTGCTCGCCGGCCTGCCGATCACCGTCGTCGTGGTCTCGCACGACCGCGCCATGTCCAACGCCTGCGACCGCGTCGCCGAGATGGCCGCCGGCCGGCTGCGGGTGATCTGA
- a CDS encoding DJ-1/PfpI family protein: MDRRNVLRATVAAGAVAGGAVLAQGSASAAPSFTPARPLRVQVVTFGGVEELDFIAPIEVFGMAKGIGGGAITTSMVTVDGDDPVVAFHGSQVGPIGQWAPREADVLLVPGGGYRRADAPGVLYEIQRGVVPAAIAAARRRGLTIAGVCTGTMLLSAAGLTAGRPCITHHRAVEDLRAQGGVVTEARVVDDGDLVTAGGITSGLDLALWIVERFLGADLAVQVEQVLEYERRGTVWRRR, translated from the coding sequence ATGGATCGCCGGAACGTTCTTCGAGCCACGGTCGCGGCCGGAGCCGTCGCGGGTGGTGCGGTACTGGCGCAGGGAAGCGCCTCGGCGGCGCCGTCCTTCACCCCGGCCCGACCGTTGCGGGTGCAGGTCGTCACGTTCGGCGGGGTCGAGGAGCTGGACTTCATCGCCCCGATCGAGGTGTTCGGCATGGCGAAGGGCATTGGTGGCGGGGCGATCACCACCAGCATGGTGACAGTGGACGGTGACGATCCGGTCGTCGCGTTCCACGGCAGTCAGGTCGGACCGATCGGACAGTGGGCACCACGTGAGGCGGACGTGCTGCTCGTTCCCGGTGGTGGTTACCGCCGGGCCGACGCACCGGGGGTGTTGTACGAGATCCAGCGGGGTGTGGTCCCGGCCGCGATCGCCGCCGCCCGACGGCGTGGGCTGACGATCGCGGGGGTCTGTACCGGCACGATGCTGCTCTCGGCGGCCGGTCTGACCGCTGGCCGGCCGTGCATCACCCATCACCGGGCGGTCGAGGACCTGCGCGCCCAGGGCGGTGTCGTCACCGAGGCGCGGGTCGTCGACGACGGTGATCTGGTCACCGCCGGTGGGATCACCTCCGGCCTCGACCTGGCGCTCTGGATCGTCGAGCGGTTCCTCGGCGCCGACCTCGCCGTCCAGGTCGAGCAGGTCCTGGAGTACGAGCGGCGCGGCACCGTCTGGCGGCGCCGATGA
- a CDS encoding DJ-1/PfpI family protein encodes MRTDTNVLALTADRSLRQVPTADVLVVPGAGDRGVLGAMDDAETLEWIRRIHRGSTWTTSVCTGSLLLAAAGLLRGVRATTYWASRSYLASQFGAVVVPERVVEAGKIITAAGVSAGIDMALRLAARLADEQVAQALQLAVEYDPQPPYDTGRPEKAGPELQQLALKLLADAAR; translated from the coding sequence GTGCGTACCGACACGAACGTGTTGGCGTTGACCGCCGACCGGTCGCTGCGGCAGGTGCCGACGGCGGACGTGCTGGTGGTGCCCGGGGCCGGCGACCGTGGCGTGCTCGGCGCGATGGACGACGCCGAAACGCTGGAGTGGATTCGCCGGATCCACCGGGGCTCGACCTGGACGACCTCGGTGTGCACGGGCTCGCTGCTGCTCGCCGCGGCGGGCCTGCTGCGGGGCGTACGCGCCACCACGTACTGGGCGTCGCGGAGTTATCTGGCGTCGCAGTTCGGAGCGGTCGTCGTACCGGAGCGGGTGGTCGAGGCCGGTAAGATCATTACGGCCGCCGGGGTGTCCGCCGGGATCGACATGGCCCTGCGCCTCGCCGCCCGGCTGGCCGACGAGCAGGTCGCCCAGGCGCTGCAACTCGCCGTCGAATACGACCCGCAGCCGCCCTACGACACCGGCAGGCCGGAGAAGGCCGGACCCGAACTTCAACAGTTGGCGTTGAAACTGCTCGCCGACGCGGCACGGTAG
- a CDS encoding cytochrome c oxidase assembly protein, producing MSTQQRRQDIAQRRRWLPAGVALAGLGVLLLGLAVGDGLNATTVSGLPDPGPVTSYGLPLVRLLLDVLATLTVGLAVTAAFLLPGDGPSVSAPGYLLLRRVAVLAAGWTATALVLIVLTVSDLLGAPPSQLGIATVVSFATSISQGQALLLQAGLAGLVAALSWVGVSRTTAATTAALALVGVLPPAFTGHAAGAGNHQIAVTSLALHILAATVWVGGLAALLMIRRHRLLADAAARYSRLALACCVAVAVSGLTNAWVRLGAFDQLWQSRYGWLILGKLAALLLLGALGAAHRRRTLPALHAGRRGAFIRLAAGELLLFAATFGLAVALSRTPTPIPTDPVGADPLVELLGFTPPAPPSPARLLGDPLPDLFFLTGCTLAIAGYLAGVWRLHRAGHRWPPSRTASWLAGILLLAAVTNLGLARYAYVLFSAHMVQHMVLSMAVPILLVCGAPITLALRALRRPADRQLRGAREWLLLLIHSRPLRLLTHPLVALGIYTASLFGLYFSDLLGTLMRYHLGHLAMLTHIVVAGYLLFWVLIGVDPGRPRLPPPLLVIIHFAAMMAHGFFGLVLMQSTTVLAPDWYTAVHPDWASSLLADQRLGAGIAWAFGELPAAIVMIILLRQWIRADQREQARLDRAADRADATGEEDDLARYNAFLHAAAHVDGGGAPGRNGGTGREPH from the coding sequence GTGAGCACGCAACAACGACGACAGGACATCGCACAGCGGCGCCGGTGGCTACCCGCCGGTGTGGCGCTCGCCGGCCTCGGCGTGCTGCTGCTCGGGCTCGCCGTCGGCGACGGCCTGAACGCCACCACGGTCTCCGGCCTGCCCGACCCGGGACCGGTCACCAGCTACGGCCTGCCGCTGGTCCGGCTGCTGCTCGACGTGCTGGCCACCCTCACCGTCGGCTTGGCGGTGACCGCCGCGTTCCTGCTGCCCGGCGACGGCCCCAGCGTCTCCGCGCCCGGCTACCTGCTGCTGCGCCGGGTCGCCGTGCTGGCCGCCGGCTGGACGGCCACCGCCCTGGTCCTGATCGTGCTGACCGTCTCGGACCTGCTCGGCGCCCCGCCGTCGCAGCTCGGCATCGCCACCGTGGTCAGTTTCGCCACCTCGATCTCCCAGGGACAGGCCCTGCTGCTCCAGGCCGGCCTCGCCGGGCTGGTGGCAGCGCTGTCCTGGGTCGGGGTGTCCCGGACAACCGCAGCCACCACCGCCGCACTGGCCCTCGTCGGAGTGCTGCCGCCCGCGTTCACCGGGCACGCCGCCGGGGCCGGCAACCACCAGATCGCGGTCACCAGCCTCGCCCTGCACATCCTCGCCGCCACCGTCTGGGTCGGCGGGCTCGCCGCACTACTGATGATCCGCCGGCACCGGCTGCTCGCCGACGCGGCCGCCCGGTACAGCCGGCTCGCCCTGGCCTGCTGCGTCGCCGTCGCGGTCAGCGGCCTGACCAACGCCTGGGTACGCCTCGGCGCCTTCGATCAGCTCTGGCAGTCCCGCTACGGCTGGCTCATCCTCGGCAAACTCGCCGCCCTACTGCTGCTCGGCGCGCTCGGCGCCGCACACCGCCGCCGTACCCTTCCCGCGCTGCACGCCGGACGACGCGGAGCGTTCATCCGGCTCGCCGCTGGGGAACTGCTGCTCTTCGCCGCCACCTTCGGCCTGGCGGTGGCGCTGTCGCGCACCCCCACCCCGATCCCGACCGACCCGGTCGGGGCGGACCCGCTGGTCGAACTGCTCGGCTTCACCCCACCCGCCCCACCCAGCCCGGCCCGGCTGCTCGGCGACCCGCTGCCCGACCTGTTCTTCCTCACCGGCTGCACCCTCGCCATCGCCGGCTATCTGGCCGGCGTGTGGCGGCTGCACCGCGCCGGACACCGCTGGCCGCCGTCGCGCACCGCGAGCTGGCTGGCCGGAATACTGCTGCTCGCCGCCGTCACCAACCTCGGCCTCGCCCGCTACGCCTACGTACTGTTCAGCGCGCACATGGTTCAGCACATGGTGCTGTCGATGGCGGTACCGATCCTCCTCGTCTGCGGCGCCCCGATCACCCTCGCGCTACGGGCCCTGCGCCGGCCCGCCGACCGGCAGCTGCGCGGCGCCCGGGAATGGCTGCTGCTGCTCATCCACAGCCGACCGCTCCGCCTGCTCACCCACCCACTGGTCGCCCTCGGCATCTACACGGCCAGCCTCTTCGGCCTGTACTTCAGCGACCTGCTCGGCACCCTGATGCGCTACCACCTCGGCCACCTGGCCATGCTCACCCACATCGTCGTCGCCGGATACCTGCTCTTCTGGGTACTCATCGGCGTCGACCCCGGACGGCCACGACTCCCCCCGCCCCTGCTGGTGATCATCCACTTCGCGGCCATGATGGCGCACGGCTTCTTCGGCCTGGTCCTGATGCAGTCGACCACCGTCCTCGCCCCGGACTGGTACACCGCCGTGCATCCCGACTGGGCATCCTCGCTGCTGGCCGATCAGCGCCTCGGCGCGGGCATCGCCTGGGCGTTCGGCGAACTCCCCGCCGCCATCGTCATGATCATCCTGCTCCGTCAGTGGATCCGCGCCGACCAGCGGGAACAGGCCCGGCTCGATCGCGCCGCCGACCGCGCCGACGCCACCGGCGAGGAGGACGACCTCGCCCGCTACAACGCCTTCCTGCACGCCGCCGCCCACGTCGACGGCGGCGGTGCTCCCGGCCGGAACGGAGGCACCGGCCGGGAGCCGCATTAG
- a CDS encoding copper resistance CopC family protein — MNDTMTSNHQDGRPMRRVRQRTATLAVLTLAAAMAGGLFGARPAAAHAQLLGSDPRADSTVTTQLDEITLTFNELVRANFSTVVVTAPDGVRHGAGQPRVVDKQVHLPVEPMRSGSYRVAYRVVSADGHPIQGQFRFTVTLPPGQEPAPAPAGSGSATGAADATPVAAAPEETGSGTGWWWAGAAALVAAGYLLVRRQRRTSGR; from the coding sequence ATGAACGACACGATGACAAGCAACCACCAGGACGGACGACCGATGCGCCGCGTCCGACAAAGGACGGCGACGCTGGCCGTACTCACCCTCGCCGCCGCCATGGCGGGCGGGCTGTTCGGTGCCCGCCCGGCGGCGGCGCACGCCCAGCTACTGGGCAGCGATCCCCGGGCGGACTCGACCGTCACCACTCAGCTCGACGAGATCACCCTCACCTTCAACGAACTGGTTCGGGCCAATTTCAGCACCGTCGTCGTCACCGCACCGGACGGGGTCCGGCACGGCGCCGGCCAGCCCCGCGTGGTCGACAAGCAGGTACACCTGCCCGTCGAGCCGATGCGGTCTGGAAGCTACCGGGTCGCGTACCGCGTCGTCTCCGCCGACGGGCATCCGATCCAGGGACAGTTCCGGTTCACCGTCACGCTGCCGCCCGGGCAGGAGCCGGCTCCCGCCCCCGCAGGCAGCGGCTCGGCGACCGGCGCCGCCGACGCCACGCCGGTCGCGGCAGCCCCCGAGGAGACCGGCTCCGGCACCGGCTGGTGGTGGGCCGGTGCCGCCGCGCTCGTCGCCGCCGGGTATCTCCTGGTACGCCGCCAGCGCCGGACTTCCGGCCGGTGA